The Microcaecilia unicolor chromosome 6, aMicUni1.1, whole genome shotgun sequence genome includes a window with the following:
- the STOM gene encoding erythrocyte band 7 integral membrane protein, with amino-acid sequence MADKHQGRESGLRTAEQDDSRGGLGACGWILVVVSFFFTIITFPISIWMCIKIIKEYERAIIFRLGRIVPGGAKGPGLFFILPCTDNFIKVDMRTISFDIPPQEVLTKDSVTVSVDGVVYYRVQNATLAVANITNADSATRLLAQTTLRNVLGTKNLAQILSDREEIAHNMQSTLDEATDDWGIKVERVEIKDVKLPVQLQRAMAAEAEASREARAKVIAAEGEMNASRALKEASIVITESPAALQLRYLQTLTTIAAEKNSTIIFPLPIDMLQGIMGNRK; translated from the exons ATGACTCCAGAGGTGGTCTTGGAGCATGTGGCTGGATTTTGGTGGTTGTATCATTTTTCTTTACAATCATTACATTTCCCATTTCAATCTGGATGTGCATAAAG ATAATAAAGGAGTATGAACGAGCCATCATCTTCAGACTGGGTCGCATCGTGCCTGGAGGTGCAAAAGGACCGG GTCTGTTTTTCATCCTGCCCTGCACGGACAACTTTATTAAAGTGGACATGAGAACCATTTCGTTTGATATACCTCCACAAGAG GTTCTTACCAAGGATTCTGTGACAGTCAGCGTGGATGGAGTTGTGTATTACCGGGTCCAAAATGCTACTCTGGCAGTGGCCAATATCACAAATGCTGACTCAGCAACTCGGCTGCTGGCCCAGACTACACTGAGGAATGTGCTGGGGACCAAGAACCTTGCCCAGATTCTGTCTGACAGGGAAGAGATTGCTCACAACATGCAG TCCACACTGGATGAAGCCACGGATGATTGGGGCATAAAGGTTGAGCGCGTGGAGATCAAGGATGTAAAACTGCCCGTACAGCTGCAGAGAGCTATGGCTGCAGAAGCCGAGGCTTCTCGAGAGGCAAGAGCCAAG GTCATTGCTGCCGAAGGTGAAATGAATGCCTCTAGAGCCCTTAAAGAGGCATCTATAGTCATTACAGAATCTCCTGCTGCACTCCAATTGCGGTACCTCCAGACGCTGACCACCATTGCTGCTGAAAAGAACTCCACCATTATCTTTCCTCTGCCTATAGACATGCTGCAAGGTATCATGGGAAACAGGAAGTAG